TCGCGTTTGGGGTCTTGCCCCAGCTGATACGCACTGACTCGGCATAATCTATCGCCTGCTCCGTTTCAGCAGCACCCAATGCCGGGATGGTGGCCAGCGTTGTCTGGGTCGAAGGATCAATCACCGGCAGCGTTGCCCCGGCCAGCGCATCCTGCCAGCGACCGCCAAACAACGCCTGCTGGCGCAGTAAATCTGCATCTTTCAGTTGAATACGCGACATGCTTTTCCCCTGTGTCTGTGTCATTTCACTGTAACGCGGCGACACAGCGCAGGATGTTTTTCTACGACGGGGAAAAAACCGAGGTACGCGTTTTGCGACGGGAAAAGAAATTTTATGCTGTGCGGCCCGGATGAGCCGCAGCAGGAAGATTAGATCTGGAAATCGATCGCCGGTTCGTCGCCGGTTTCGTAGGAGAGTGCCTGGCGTTTGATCTCTTCCAGCGACAGGTTCGCGTTACACAATTCGAGGAACTGCCAGACATAATTGCGTTGCAGCTGACCGCGCTTCAAACCAAGCCATACCGTATTGGCATCGAACAGATGACCTGCATCGATTTTTACCAGATCCTCGCCATCGTAGATGTCGCAAGCCTGGTCAGCGAGGATACCGACACCCAGTCCCAGTTCGACATAGGTTTTTACCACATCAGAATCCTGGGCGCTGAGCACGATATCCGGCTTTAATCCGGCAGCCTGGAAAGCACGATCGACACGCGAACGTCCGGTGATGCCCTGCCGATAGGTGATCAGTGGGTAACGCCCCAGCTGACCGAGGGAAACCGGTTCACTCTGCAACAGTTCATGATCGTGCGGCACCAGCAGTGAGTGATGCCAACTGAACCACGGGAAGGCCGCCAGACTGGCGTTGTTCACCAATTGCTCACTGGCGATACCGATATCCGCTTCACCCGCCAGCAGCATGGCAACAATTTCCTGCGGCGATCCCTGGTTCAGCTCCAGTCGCACATTGGGATAGAGCTGGCGGAAGGCTTTAATCACCCGTGGCAGGCTGTAACGCGCCTGCGTGTGGGTGGTGGCGATGGTCAGCACCCCGCTGGTTTCATTGGTAAACACATCCGCGAGGCGACGCACTTTGCCCGCTTCATCAAGGATACGTTCAGCAATGGTTAGCAGCGCTTTACCGGGTTCGGTCATTCCCAGCAGACGTTTGCCGCGGCGGATGAAAATTTCAACGCCCAGTTCATCTTCCAGATCGCGTATATGACGGCTCACCCCGGATTGCGAGGTAAAGAGCGTATTCGCCACTTCGGTCAGGTTGAACTCGCAACGGGCTGCTTCACGTATAATTTTAAGTTGCTGGAAATTCACACCCTTTTCTCCTTATTCCTGCCCCTGTTTCATCCATGTTATGAAGTTGCTGGCAGTACAACAAATAATAAAAAACGGTTTGTTATGCGGAATGGTAATAAGGATTGAGTTGTGCCCGCCTGCTGGCAGCAGCGGGCTGACCCGTCCGCCAGCAGCGGTTTAGCTCTGAGAAGGTTCCGCCCGCCAGGCATTAGGCAGTTTCAGCTGCAACGTGCAGGCGGACGGGTTAAGGCCCGAAGGCGCGGGCCTTAACAATCCGCGCCCTGCGGCGTCCTCGCGCAGCGCATAGCGCTGTCCCCTCGCTTATCACTCAGGCCATACGGACCGCGCGGATTCGCCATCCATGGCTCATTCCGCTCTCTCGCCGCATCCATGCGGCTCGCCCTGGCCTTCCCTCTGCACTCGGCGCTGCGGATGCCGCCCACCCCACCGCCCGCAATCCCGCAGGAATAAACAAAAAGCTAAAAATAAAAATCAAAAGCGAAAAGAATAAAACAGATAAGTAAAAGGCGTGCAGCAAGCGTGGGGCGCCATCCGGACTCGCTGAGCGAATGAAGGCTGCCAGGATGAGCCGCATGGATGCGGCGAAAGGCGGCGTTGAGCAGGAGCGAATCGACGCCGGTCCGTCGGCAGCGTGAATGAGCGAAGGCACCGCGAAGCGGCGCGGGAGGCTGGCGCGAGGCCCGGGATTGCAAAGGGTGCGGCCAGGCACCCTTTGCTCGGTCGCCGCACCGGCGAACTGCAACTGCATCAGCCTGAGGCGAACGAAACCCGCTCAGAGCGAACGAAATCACCTCAGGGCGAACGAACAATCAGAAAAGTACGCACAAGCACGTGTCGGGCGCAGCCTGACCGACCGCCCCGGTCGCAATCAGCTCACCAGCATCAATTCGCGATCTTCCACCATCGGCTTATTGAGCAGCGACAGCAGAATATTTTTCACCGCCTGAGCCGACGGAGACAACGGCAGGCGTGCTGAAACATTCAGCGACAATGGCAGGTTCAGTGACGGGCTATTGA
The DNA window shown above is from Pantoea sp. At-9b and carries:
- the cbl gene encoding HTH-type transcriptional regulator Cbl, producing MNFQQLKIIREAARCEFNLTEVANTLFTSQSGVSRHIRDLEDELGVEIFIRRGKRLLGMTEPGKALLTIAERILDEAGKVRRLADVFTNETSGVLTIATTHTQARYSLPRVIKAFRQLYPNVRLELNQGSPQEIVAMLLAGEADIGIASEQLVNNASLAAFPWFSWHHSLLVPHDHELLQSEPVSLGQLGRYPLITYRQGITGRSRVDRAFQAAGLKPDIVLSAQDSDVVKTYVELGLGVGILADQACDIYDGEDLVKIDAGHLFDANTVWLGLKRGQLQRNYVWQFLELCNANLSLEEIKRQALSYETGDEPAIDFQI